The proteins below are encoded in one region of Pelagibacterium flavum:
- a CDS encoding DUF1284 domain-containing protein codes for MLAYVGKGYSARFTANYDLVVQRIAEGEDIVIVGGPDDICAPLLGDAEPHCWRESVIERDRAAARDLSTLLGTPIDAGVSLSLESGRLKRMRAAFAERSIRGACAGCEWQEMCNAIAASGFVDVVLPTSRE; via the coding sequence GTGCTGGCCTATGTCGGCAAAGGTTATAGCGCCCGGTTTACGGCCAATTATGATTTGGTCGTACAACGCATCGCGGAGGGCGAAGACATCGTGATTGTCGGTGGGCCGGACGATATCTGCGCACCGCTCCTCGGTGATGCAGAACCCCATTGTTGGCGCGAAAGCGTCATCGAACGGGATCGCGCGGCGGCGCGCGATCTCTCCACGTTGCTGGGTACGCCCATCGACGCGGGAGTCTCGTTATCGCTCGAGAGCGGGCGTTTGAAGCGGATGCGGGCGGCATTTGCCGAACGCTCAATCCGTGGGGCCTGCGCAGGATGCGAATGGCAAGAAATGTGCAATGCGATCGCTGCCAGCGGTTTTGTTGACGTCGTGCTGCCCACCTCGCGGGAGTGA
- a CDS encoding gamma-glutamylcyclotransferase, whose translation MSIPLEPSSPWVFGYGSLIWRPGFVFERAERALLRGVHRRLCIYSHRHRGTEERPGLVFGLERGGACVGMAFKIAAADWSDVREYLRAREQVTGVYVETNRPAKLANGEIVETLTFVADPKHPQYAGRLTLEEQFALVNGAVGEAGPNVDYVINTARHLKEMGIADRQVQALAAMIGRSRAHTEDQSALS comes from the coding sequence ATGTCCATACCTTTAGAACCATCCTCGCCCTGGGTTTTCGGCTACGGATCGCTGATCTGGCGGCCCGGCTTCGTGTTCGAGCGCGCTGAGCGGGCGCTGTTGCGCGGGGTGCATCGGCGGTTGTGCATCTATTCGCACCGCCACAGGGGCACCGAAGAGCGGCCGGGGCTTGTGTTCGGGCTCGAAAGGGGCGGGGCGTGCGTGGGCATGGCATTCAAGATCGCAGCAGCCGACTGGTCCGATGTGCGCGAATATCTGCGCGCGCGGGAGCAGGTGACCGGGGTTTATGTGGAGACCAATCGTCCCGCCAAGCTGGCCAATGGCGAAATTGTCGAAACGCTCACTTTCGTTGCCGATCCCAAACATCCCCAATATGCCGGGCGGCTGACACTCGAGGAACAGTTCGCGCTGGTCAATGGGGCGGTGGGAGAGGCGGGGCCCAATGTGGATTATGTGATCAACACGGCCCGACACCTCAAGGAAATGGGGATTGCCGACCGGCAGGTGCAGGCGCTGGCAGCAATGATCGGCAGAAGCCGGGCGCATACCGAGGACCAATCGGCATTGAGCTGA
- a CDS encoding DUF4260 domain-containing protein, translating into MIHAVLWQRIEGLLVLAAGLALFFHFNDTMPWWVALLIFFAPDLSFIAYAFGPRVGAFCYNLVHIYGFGAALLAVGVLAAIPLLTVLGALWLAHCGLDRMFGYGLKSPEGFSVTHLGRIGKQQ; encoded by the coding sequence ATGATCCACGCCGTTCTCTGGCAACGCATCGAAGGACTGCTCGTCCTTGCCGCCGGGCTCGCACTGTTTTTCCATTTCAACGACACCATGCCCTGGTGGGTCGCTCTGCTGATCTTTTTTGCCCCCGATCTGAGCTTTATCGCTTATGCCTTCGGCCCGCGCGTTGGCGCATTCTGCTACAATCTGGTCCATATCTATGGCTTCGGCGCCGCCCTTTTGGCCGTGGGCGTTCTGGCCGCCATCCCGCTGCTGACCGTGCTCGGCGCCCTGTGGCTGGCCCATTGCGGCCTCGACCGCATGTTCGGCTATGGGCTCAAATCCCCCGAAGGCTTTTCCGTCACCCATCTGGGCCGTATCGGCAAACAGCAATAG
- a CDS encoding exopolysaccharide biosynthesis protein, producing MTSTEAEPTPVEVQIGGLLDALHASQQKPDPRFTVASLIAALGVHSHIVVILVFSVLNMVPGPPGYGGTIAFAIIGFSIAMLLNAPLTLPGWIRRRKLPAKALTRVTKLFARMAAVMARFSRPRYTFISAPSMQPLLALFIITVSLPMMLPIPFINAIPNTGICILCLGWINRDAVVIIAGIVIAMLGLAIAAAAIWGVWHLANAAVGAVQ from the coding sequence ATGACATCCACCGAAGCCGAACCCACGCCCGTGGAAGTTCAGATCGGTGGCTTGCTCGACGCCCTTCATGCCTCCCAGCAAAAGCCCGATCCGCGCTTCACCGTTGCCAGCCTCATCGCCGCGCTGGGCGTTCATTCCCATATCGTTGTCATTTTGGTCTTTTCCGTCCTCAACATGGTGCCCGGCCCACCCGGCTATGGCGGCACGATCGCCTTTGCCATCATCGGCTTTTCCATTGCCATGCTGCTCAATGCGCCTCTGACGCTCCCCGGATGGATCCGGCGCCGAAAGCTCCCGGCCAAGGCGCTGACGCGCGTGACCAAGCTCTTTGCCCGCATGGCCGCGGTCATGGCTCGCTTTTCCCGGCCCCGCTACACATTCATCTCCGCCCCGTCCATGCAGCCGCTGCTGGCCCTGTTCATCATCACGGTCAGCCTTCCCATGATGCTGCCCATCCCCTTTATCAACGCGATCCCCAACACCGGCATCTGCATCCTGTGCCTGGGCTGGATCAACCGCGACGCCGTCGTCATCATCGCCGGAATTGTCATCGCAATGTTGGGGCTCGCGATCGCTGCGGCTGCCATCTGGGGCGTCTGGCACCTGGCCAACGCGGCTGTGGGAGCCGTGCAATGA
- a CDS encoding biotin transporter BioY codes for MNTVSAPTAKSVYSPLDLDRRSVAWQVGAVVVGTLFLALCSYIEVPMVPVPVTMQTFGVALIGALFGWRLGAITVCAWLAEAAVGLPVLAGGAGGVQHFAGPTAGYLLAFPVCAALTGWLAEKGWNGKHPILAFVSMLASNGACLVIGAAWLAVLIGGEQAVIHGVMPFLLGGVLKSGLGAAVLALGERGSRRAGQ; via the coding sequence GTGAACACTGTCAGCGCGCCCACAGCCAAATCTGTCTATAGTCCGCTCGATCTGGATCGCCGTTCGGTCGCCTGGCAAGTCGGAGCGGTGGTGGTGGGCACGCTGTTTCTGGCGCTGTGTTCGTATATCGAAGTGCCCATGGTGCCGGTTCCGGTCACCATGCAGACCTTCGGCGTCGCACTTATTGGTGCCCTTTTTGGCTGGCGGCTGGGTGCGATAACGGTCTGTGCCTGGCTGGCGGAGGCCGCTGTCGGCCTGCCGGTTCTGGCCGGGGGCGCTGGAGGGGTGCAGCATTTCGCCGGTCCGACCGCCGGCTATCTCCTGGCTTTCCCGGTTTGTGCCGCGCTGACGGGCTGGCTGGCGGAGAAAGGCTGGAACGGAAAACACCCCATCCTTGCCTTCGTCAGCATGCTGGCGAGCAATGGAGCGTGTCTTGTCATCGGTGCCGCGTGGCTTGCCGTCCTGATCGGCGGCGAACAGGCGGTCATCCACGGAGTCATGCCTTTCCTTTTGGGTGGCGTGCTGAAGTCGGGGCTCGGTGCCGCCGTGCTCGCCCTGGGCGAGCGGGGCAGCCGGCGCGCGGGCCAATGA
- the hisC gene encoding histidinol-phosphate transaminase: MSDKPVPQPGILTIAPYVPGRSSAPGKKAGDTIKLSANESPLGASPKAIEAVRAAAEKLEIYPEGSSRDLRAALGEVHGIDPERIVVGAGSDEVLHLLAQTYIGDGDEAVMSQYGFMVYPIITRAAGGTPVVAPETDYCADVDAILAAVTDKTKIVFLANPNNPTGTYLSAEALDRLHAGLPSNVLLVIDSAYAEYVTAADYGVGISLVERSENVVMVRTFSKMGLAAARVGWLFGPAHLVDAVNRIRGPFNVSVLGQVAAEAATRDVAFTKALREHNDKWRVWLSQEISSNRLRVLPSQGNFVLVLFDDAEAAKAANGALLERGLVVREMGGYGIANGLRISIGSEAAMKAVATAFKDFMESK, from the coding sequence ATGAGTGACAAACCCGTTCCGCAACCGGGGATATTGACCATTGCCCCCTATGTGCCGGGCCGCTCGAGCGCGCCGGGCAAAAAGGCCGGCGATACGATCAAGCTCTCGGCCAATGAATCCCCGTTGGGGGCGAGCCCCAAGGCCATCGAGGCGGTAAGGGCGGCGGCCGAAAAGCTCGAGATTTATCCCGAGGGGTCTTCGCGCGATCTGCGCGCGGCGCTGGGGGAGGTGCATGGCATCGATCCGGAACGGATCGTCGTGGGTGCAGGATCGGACGAAGTGCTGCACCTTCTGGCCCAGACCTATATCGGGGATGGGGATGAGGCGGTGATGAGCCAATATGGCTTCATGGTCTATCCCATCATCACCCGCGCTGCGGGCGGCACCCCGGTGGTGGCGCCGGAAACCGATTATTGCGCCGATGTGGATGCGATCCTGGCGGCGGTGACGGACAAGACGAAAATCGTCTTTCTGGCCAATCCCAACAACCCCACCGGCACCTATCTGAGCGCCGAGGCACTGGATCGACTGCATGCCGGGCTGCCCTCGAACGTCTTGCTGGTGATCGATTCCGCCTATGCCGAATATGTAACGGCAGCGGACTACGGCGTGGGGATTTCGCTGGTCGAGCGCAGCGAAAACGTCGTCATGGTGCGCACCTTTTCCAAGATGGGACTGGCGGCGGCGCGGGTGGGCTGGCTTTTTGGCCCGGCTCATCTTGTCGATGCGGTCAACCGGATCCGCGGGCCGTTCAACGTTTCGGTACTGGGGCAGGTGGCGGCGGAAGCGGCAACGCGGGACGTGGCGTTTACCAAGGCGTTGCGCGAGCACAACGACAAGTGGCGGGTCTGGCTGAGCCAGGAGATCAGCTCGAACCGGCTGCGGGTTCTGCCCAGCCAGGGCAATTTCGTTCTCGTGCTGTTTGATGATGCGGAAGCGGCCAAGGCGGCCAACGGGGCGCTGCTCGAGCGCGGACTGGTGGTGCGGGAAATGGGCGGCTACGGGATCGCCAACGGCTTGCGCATTTCGATTGGCAGTGAAGCGGCGATGAAGGCTGTCGCCACGGCGTTTAAAGACTTTATGGAATCAAAATGA
- a CDS encoding DUF2339 domain-containing protein yields MEEFLLIIVIVLAAVVFSAHRNINRLKKRVEALENGGGVAAARAKPAAGAEPAIEPIARAKAGKDDDDEGDIGWASNVAQGPWMRAQASEVAANDRSERAAVNWEHMLGVRLPVWGGAALLLFAAFLFAAYAMEQGIFTPAVRVWACGIGSGVFLAAAALVRWRGIANFERISGALAAVAIGLGYATCYLATSVFHFWPVAWGAVGSGLVALVAIAIALVFGRMVLVLGLLGGYLAPGFLGELPDGWTLLGYLCMVLVASHAVAAWRGWWTSALFSSGLALLWGLGWGWLSFGFGQWADGLPLTLWLLAVAMVPVAAELIMPLSEKSEIMRRDGPIAAAGGSVLMLILLGIESQIGTPFWPGFVAWLAFNSLASVLRPRRMDLAGVAMVGFAAALVIWRDPEPGVRVGVLIPALPILLGAAVIHIVAGRAPRIWASAGMATLMVALLTALVDFDGWAGARDVPQVWAGLCGGLAIVVVGILFAVRRTSASTQIAPPLAAGASGLVSVAIGLLVEPGYYALSAALQVAGLGLVFWRYGLRILLYLAVLYLVAYLGLIALGHAIATDFAADVSQWPYGEFVPVVALDDAPWMVLIVPGLALLAGATLFASAARDRLIGAIDFVGISTLALGVHLVIAPLAGDDPVRNVFEYGPLWFPLQLGIGAAGLWVAARSDRQGLFLGGSIVAVLAGLALVRLAIVPVADFWPVIAVRGIAAFNLATLTLVLASALLVAIGRLMRPTGGAAGRWAGNGFQALGGVTAFVAMLIAIRHGFHPDLLQGETLRVERYAYTGGMLAFAFGLLWLGTVRDAQAIRIASLGVALATVGKLFIFDMGGLEGLWRIGSFLGLGLALLAVSWFYARFVFGVGGHQTGGDGAGGHMAHARP; encoded by the coding sequence ATGGAAGAATTTCTGCTCATCATCGTTATTGTGCTGGCCGCTGTGGTTTTCAGCGCGCATCGGAACATCAACAGGCTGAAAAAGCGGGTAGAGGCACTCGAGAACGGTGGGGGCGTTGCTGCGGCCCGGGCCAAGCCGGCGGCGGGGGCCGAACCCGCGATCGAGCCCATCGCGCGCGCGAAGGCGGGCAAAGACGACGATGACGAGGGCGATATCGGATGGGCGTCGAACGTGGCGCAGGGGCCCTGGATGCGGGCTCAGGCGAGTGAGGTTGCGGCCAACGACCGGTCTGAACGCGCGGCGGTAAATTGGGAGCACATGCTGGGGGTGCGCCTGCCGGTCTGGGGCGGGGCGGCGTTGCTGTTGTTCGCGGCGTTTCTGTTTGCCGCCTACGCCATGGAACAGGGTATCTTTACGCCGGCAGTGCGGGTGTGGGCGTGCGGGATCGGGTCCGGAGTCTTTCTGGCCGCGGCGGCGCTGGTGCGCTGGCGGGGAATCGCCAATTTCGAGCGGATTTCGGGGGCGCTGGCCGCCGTCGCCATCGGGTTGGGCTATGCCACCTGCTATCTGGCCACTTCGGTCTTCCACTTCTGGCCGGTGGCCTGGGGCGCTGTGGGAAGCGGGCTGGTGGCGCTTGTGGCCATCGCAATCGCGCTGGTGTTCGGCCGGATGGTGTTGGTGCTCGGCTTGCTGGGGGGCTATCTGGCCCCCGGCTTTCTGGGCGAACTGCCCGATGGATGGACGCTGCTGGGGTATCTTTGCATGGTGCTTGTTGCCTCTCACGCGGTGGCGGCATGGCGCGGGTGGTGGACGAGTGCGCTGTTTTCAAGCGGGCTGGCGCTGCTCTGGGGATTGGGCTGGGGCTGGCTTTCCTTCGGGTTTGGGCAATGGGCCGACGGCCTGCCGCTAACGCTCTGGCTGCTGGCCGTCGCGATGGTGCCGGTTGCAGCCGAATTGATAATGCCGTTGAGCGAAAAATCCGAAATCATGCGTCGCGACGGACCGATTGCGGCTGCGGGTGGATCGGTTCTGATGCTGATCCTTCTGGGAATTGAAAGCCAGATCGGAACCCCTTTCTGGCCGGGATTTGTCGCGTGGCTGGCTTTCAATTCCCTGGCATCGGTCTTGCGGCCAAGACGGATGGATCTGGCCGGTGTGGCCATGGTCGGGTTTGCTGCGGCGCTGGTGATCTGGCGCGATCCCGAACCGGGGGTGCGGGTGGGGGTTTTGATCCCGGCGCTGCCGATTTTGCTTGGTGCTGCGGTCATCCATATCGTGGCGGGGCGTGCGCCAAGGATCTGGGCGAGTGCCGGAATGGCGACGCTGATGGTGGCGCTTCTCACTGCGCTCGTCGATTTCGATGGCTGGGCGGGGGCGCGCGATGTTCCGCAAGTCTGGGCCGGCCTCTGCGGGGGGCTGGCGATTGTGGTTGTCGGTATCCTGTTTGCCGTGCGCAGGACGAGCGCCTCCACCCAGATAGCGCCGCCGCTGGCGGCGGGGGCGAGCGGGTTGGTATCGGTGGCGATCGGGCTTTTGGTCGAGCCGGGCTATTATGCGCTTTCGGCGGCGTTGCAAGTGGCGGGACTGGGGCTGGTGTTCTGGCGCTACGGGCTTCGCATACTGCTCTATCTTGCCGTTTTGTACCTGGTGGCGTATCTCGGCCTGATTGCGCTGGGGCATGCCATTGCCACCGATTTCGCGGCCGATGTGTCGCAATGGCCGTATGGCGAATTCGTTCCTGTTGTGGCGCTCGACGATGCGCCGTGGATGGTCTTGATCGTGCCGGGGCTGGCGCTTTTGGCTGGAGCGACGCTGTTTGCCTCGGCCGCCAGAGACAGGCTGATCGGAGCCATCGATTTTGTTGGCATATCGACACTGGCGCTCGGGGTGCATCTGGTTATCGCGCCGCTGGCGGGAGACGATCCGGTGCGCAATGTCTTTGAGTACGGGCCATTGTGGTTCCCGCTGCAATTGGGGATCGGCGCGGCGGGGCTTTGGGTGGCGGCGCGATCTGACCGGCAGGGGCTTTTTTTGGGCGGGTCGATCGTTGCCGTTCTGGCCGGGCTGGCGCTGGTGCGGCTGGCGATCGTGCCGGTCGCCGATTTCTGGCCGGTGATCGCAGTGCGCGGCATTGCGGCGTTTAACCTGGCGACTCTTACGCTGGTTTTGGCCAGTGCGCTGCTGGTGGCGATCGGAAGGCTGATGAGGCCGACCGGAGGGGCGGCGGGCCGCTGGGCCGGAAACGGGTTTCAGGCGCTTGGTGGGGTCACGGCATTTGTCGCGATGCTGATTGCCATCCGGCACGGGTTCCATCCCGATCTGTTGCAGGGCGAAACGCTGCGCGTCGAGCGCTATGCCTATACGGGCGGCATGCTGGCCTTTGCGTTCGGCCTGTTGTGGCTGGGCACGGTGCGCGATGCGCAGGCGATCCGCATCGCCTCGCTCGGCGTGGCGCTGGCGACCGTGGGCAAGCTGTTCATTTTCGATATGGGCGGGCTCGAAGGGCTTTGGAGGATCGGCTCGTTCCTTGGGCTCGGGTTGGCGCTTCTGGCCGTGAGCTGGTTTTACGCACGCTTCGTCTTCGGGGTGGGCGGGCATCAGACCGGCGGGGATGGCGCGGGTGGGCACATGGCACACGCTCGCCCGTAG
- a CDS encoding prephenate/arogenate dehydrogenase family protein, with the protein MIEKLALIGIGLIGSSIALGARRAGLAKTIAISTRRQETLDEAQALGLGDIYTIDAAEAVRDADLVILCSPVGSYEAIAARIAPHLKQGAILSDVGSVKGHVVDVVGPHVPEGVHFVPGHPLAGTEHSGPSAGFADLFENRWCVLTPPEGTDPKAVETLKAFWKGLGSDVEAMSPAHHDMVLAITSHVPHLVAYNIVGTVDDLEQHTKSEVIKFSASGFRDFTRIAASDPVMWRDVFLTNRDAVLEMLGRFLEDLSVLQRAVRVGDGEALEALFTRTRAVRRSIIAAGQETEAPDFGRPHGDARPAEPGSE; encoded by the coding sequence ATGATCGAGAAACTCGCCCTTATCGGTATCGGGCTGATCGGGTCGTCCATCGCGCTGGGCGCGCGGCGGGCCGGGCTGGCCAAGACCATCGCCATTTCGACGCGGCGGCAGGAAACGCTTGATGAGGCGCAGGCGCTCGGGCTGGGGGACATCTATACGATTGACGCAGCCGAAGCGGTCAGGGATGCGGACCTTGTGATCCTGTGCTCTCCTGTGGGGAGCTATGAGGCGATTGCAGCTAGAATCGCACCCCATCTCAAGCAGGGCGCGATCCTTTCCGATGTGGGTTCGGTCAAGGGGCATGTTGTCGATGTCGTGGGGCCGCATGTCCCCGAGGGCGTTCATTTCGTGCCCGGCCATCCGCTGGCGGGCACCGAGCATTCGGGGCCATCGGCGGGGTTTGCCGATCTGTTTGAAAACCGCTGGTGCGTTTTGACGCCACCCGAGGGAACCGACCCCAAGGCAGTGGAAACGCTGAAAGCGTTCTGGAAGGGGCTGGGGTCCGATGTCGAGGCAATGAGCCCGGCCCACCACGATATGGTGCTGGCGATCACCAGCCATGTGCCCCATCTGGTGGCCTACAATATCGTGGGGACCGTTGACGATCTCGAACAGCACACCAAATCGGAAGTCATCAAGTTCTCGGCTTCGGGGTTTCGCGATTTTACCCGTATCGCGGCGTCCGATCCGGTGATGTGGCGCGACGTGTTTCTGACCAATCGCGACGCGGTGCTCGAAATGCTGGGAAGATTCCTGGAAGACCTTTCAGTGCTCCAGCGTGCTGTGCGGGTTGGCGATGGCGAGGCGCTGGAAGCGCTCTTTACCCGCACACGTGCGGTGCGCCGTTCGATCATTGCCGCGGGGCAGGAAACCGAGGCGCCCGACTTCGGACGTCCGCATGGTGATGCCAGGCCCGCCGAGCCTGGCTCAGAATAG
- a CDS encoding DUF2125 domain-containing protein, with the protein MKRFVTMIVAVVAVSVLWMVGWFYIAGQIRAEIEYLALANGVSQPRLVCDRLDVGGAPFSFSPHCTNAQITSGDMAITLTELSGTALFYSPTHIQLFATGPAQITDAFTGATQEMRWSNLHASLRLDGGMIERFSALADDLVYADMLIGETIIGTATHGEIHLLDATPQDAQPGAGAIFDTYATLEDVTSQDHAIANGSLVIDARLSGLPDPALWSDPQVLGFWQALGGELVLRGIEANADGLSLTAEGAASLTNTGLVNGTLDIASRGVAERIAALVGDPSVAQIVLGSPGEDGVSHQTLRIDDGTVVVGIIPVASLPPLF; encoded by the coding sequence ATGAAGCGCTTTGTCACAATGATCGTCGCCGTCGTCGCCGTCTCGGTTCTCTGGATGGTTGGCTGGTTCTACATCGCCGGCCAGATCCGCGCCGAGATCGAATATCTCGCCCTGGCTAATGGCGTCAGCCAGCCGCGCCTGGTCTGCGACCGGCTCGATGTGGGCGGCGCGCCCTTTTCCTTTTCCCCCCATTGCACCAATGCGCAGATCACCTCGGGCGATATGGCGATCACTTTGACCGAGCTGAGCGGCACCGCGCTGTTTTACAGCCCCACCCACATCCAGCTTTTCGCCACCGGCCCCGCGCAGATCACAGATGCCTTCACTGGTGCCACCCAGGAGATGCGCTGGTCGAACCTGCATGCCAGCCTGCGGCTCGACGGCGGCATGATCGAACGCTTTTCGGCCCTCGCCGACGATCTGGTCTATGCCGACATGCTGATCGGGGAAACAATCATCGGCACCGCCACCCATGGCGAAATCCACCTGCTCGACGCCACACCCCAGGACGCACAGCCCGGAGCCGGCGCCATCTTTGACACCTACGCCACGCTCGAAGACGTCACCAGCCAGGACCACGCCATAGCCAACGGCAGTCTCGTCATCGACGCCAGACTGTCCGGCCTGCCCGACCCCGCGCTCTGGAGCGATCCGCAAGTGCTTGGCTTCTGGCAGGCGCTGGGGGGCGAACTGGTCCTGCGCGGCATCGAAGCGAACGCCGACGGGCTTTCACTCACCGCCGAGGGCGCCGCCAGCCTCACCAATACCGGACTGGTCAACGGCACGCTCGATATCGCGTCCCGAGGTGTAGCCGAACGCATCGCCGCGCTGGTCGGAGACCCATCGGTCGCCCAGATCGTGCTCGGCAGCCCCGGCGAAGACGGCGTTTCCCATCAGACCCTGAGGATCGATGACGGCACCGTTGTTGTCGGCATCATTCCGGTCGCCAGCCTGCCGCCTCTATTCTGA
- a CDS encoding alpha/beta hydrolase, translating into MMPVFRPIRPVRRYILNLPAGGVFLGLVFFALSLTPSLIPRHFLIQGVLSGCVFAAGYGIGVFLEWLWNFMGLKPPSRRRWVRYAQWAMIGAGVAFTFICLWLSTGWQNSIRAVMDMPSVQSNQPIYVVAIAVLPALILIALGTLLVSGVRLISGWLRPIIPPRVALVVGIVVVTILTNITVNGVLARWAFAAADRFYANLDTLAGAYEEQPENPLRSGSAASLVDWSTIGLDARVYVQSGPTAAEIEEVTNKPAIDPLRVYVGLRSAETVEERARLALDEMLRVGAFERSVLVIIMPVGTGWVQPPAIDTLEFLHGGDVASVALQYSYLTSSLSLVSEPNVGVEAARALFDIVYAYWSELPPDTRPELYLHGLSLGAYSSQASINLFDILSNPIAGALWVGPPFASQIWRDVTGARNPLSPAWLPQVGDGSIVRYANQFEGLETGAGNWGPLRLFYLQYGSDPVVFFDPGMVYRSPAWLEGRRAPDVSPDLNWYPVVTFLQVTFDLLLAQATPVGYGHVYAPQHYLKAWIEVTEPEGWTEPELDALTERLTRAGTYRDIVGGWFRDPDIASEDGVR; encoded by the coding sequence ATGATGCCCGTTTTCCGGCCCATACGGCCGGTTCGCCGGTATATCCTGAACCTGCCCGCTGGCGGGGTGTTTCTCGGGCTGGTGTTTTTCGCCCTCTCGCTCACCCCCTCACTCATCCCCCGCCATTTTTTAATCCAGGGCGTCCTGTCGGGCTGCGTGTTCGCCGCCGGCTATGGCATCGGGGTGTTTCTCGAGTGGCTCTGGAATTTCATGGGCCTCAAGCCGCCATCCCGCCGCCGCTGGGTGAGGTACGCCCAATGGGCGATGATTGGCGCTGGAGTGGCCTTCACATTCATTTGCCTGTGGCTTTCGACCGGCTGGCAGAATTCGATCCGCGCGGTCATGGACATGCCTTCGGTCCAGTCCAACCAGCCTATTTATGTCGTCGCTATCGCTGTCCTCCCGGCTCTGATCCTGATCGCGCTCGGCACGCTGCTCGTCTCGGGCGTGCGGCTGATCTCGGGCTGGCTGCGGCCGATTATCCCGCCCCGCGTCGCACTGGTGGTCGGCATCGTGGTGGTCACTATCCTTACCAACATCACCGTCAATGGCGTGCTCGCCCGCTGGGCCTTTGCAGCCGCCGACAGGTTCTATGCCAATCTCGATACCCTGGCCGGCGCCTACGAGGAACAGCCCGAAAATCCCCTGCGCTCGGGCAGCGCGGCCTCGCTTGTCGATTGGTCGACCATTGGGCTCGATGCCCGCGTCTATGTCCAGTCCGGCCCCACCGCCGCAGAAATCGAGGAAGTCACCAACAAGCCCGCCATCGATCCGCTGCGCGTCTATGTGGGCTTGCGCTCGGCCGAAACCGTCGAGGAACGCGCCAGGCTGGCGCTCGATGAAATGCTGCGCGTCGGCGCCTTCGAGCGCTCAGTTCTCGTTATCATCATGCCGGTGGGCACCGGCTGGGTGCAGCCGCCAGCCATCGACACGCTCGAATTTCTCCACGGCGGCGACGTAGCCAGCGTCGCCCTGCAATATTCCTACCTCACCAGCTCGCTCTCTTTGGTGTCCGAACCCAATGTCGGGGTGGAGGCAGCCCGCGCCCTGTTCGATATCGTTTATGCCTATTGGAGCGAGCTGCCGCCCGATACCCGGCCCGAACTGTACCTCCACGGCCTCAGCCTCGGCGCCTATTCTTCCCAAGCCTCGATCAACCTTTTCGATATCCTGTCCAACCCCATAGCGGGCGCGCTCTGGGTCGGCCCACCCTTTGCCAGCCAGATCTGGCGCGACGTCACCGGCGCCCGCAATCCCCTGAGCCCAGCCTGGCTGCCGCAAGTGGGCGATGGCTCCATCGTGCGCTACGCCAACCAGTTTGAGGGCCTTGAGACCGGGGCCGGGAATTGGGGGCCGCTGCGCCTGTTCTACCTGCAATATGGGTCCGACCCCGTGGTATTTTTCGACCCCGGCATGGTCTATCGCAGCCCCGCATGGCTGGAGGGTCGGCGCGCGCCCGATGTCTCGCCCGATCTCAACTGGTATCCGGTGGTCACCTTCCTGCAGGTGACCTTCGATCTGCTCCTCGCCCAGGCCACCCCGGTCGGCTACGGTCATGTCTATGCGCCCCAGCACTATCTCAAGGCCTGGATCGAAGTGACCGAACCCGAGGGCTGGACCGAACCCGAGCTCGATGCCCTCACCGAGCGTCTCACCCGCGCCGGCACCTATCGCGACATCGTCGGCGGCTGGTTCCGGGACCCCGACATTGCCTCGGAGGATGGCGTTCGATAA